One segment of Xanthomonas oryzae pv. oryzae DNA contains the following:
- a CDS encoding GNAT family N-acetyltransferase codes for MSIVIRDVREHELDSVLALNNNAGLAILPLDSTKLQRFYEQAEYFRVAERDGNLAGFLVGFGSGSAHDSSNFAWFRDLYPEFFYIDRIVVASRRRGGGVGRALYADVQSYTELRYPQLACEVFLDHGADAALLFHGSFGFRAVGQNTMVDVEVRASMLMKDMCSYPWIKETYGGKLPEDLPWVGRPRHAATANPSTRS; via the coding sequence ATGTCGATCGTCATCCGCGATGTGCGCGAGCACGAGCTCGATTCCGTCCTGGCCCTGAACAACAATGCCGGACTGGCGATCCTGCCGCTGGATTCAACCAAACTGCAACGTTTCTACGAGCAGGCCGAATATTTCCGCGTCGCCGAGCGCGACGGCAACCTGGCCGGGTTTCTGGTCGGATTCGGCAGCGGCAGTGCCCACGACAGCAGCAATTTCGCCTGGTTCCGGGACCTTTACCCGGAATTCTTCTACATCGACCGCATTGTGGTCGCCAGCCGCCGCCGCGGCGGCGGTGTCGGTCGCGCGTTATATGCCGATGTGCAGAGCTATACCGAGCTGCGTTACCCGCAGCTGGCCTGCGAGGTGTTCCTGGACCACGGCGCCGATGCGGCCTTGCTGTTCCATGGCAGCTTCGGCTTCCGCGCGGTTGGCCAGAACACCATGGTCGATGTGGAAGTGCGCGCCAGCATGCTGATGAAGGACATGTGCAGCTATCCCTGGATCAAAGAGACCTATGGCGGCAAGTTGCCCGAAGACTTGCCTTGGGTGGGCCGGCCGCGTCATGCCGCCACCGCCAACCCATCGACGCGGAGCTGA
- the minC gene encoding septum site-determining protein MinC, whose product MASVNVDFEQAGELKIGQVGIANLRVRTLDVPRLVQEMRERVTRAPKLFGRAAVILDFGGLSQVPDLATAKALLDGLHEAGVLPVALAYGTSEIDLLSQQLGVPLLAKFRAQYESAGVSPPPPPPARAEPAPPAARPAPGRMQRTAVRSGQQLYAENCDLTVLSTVGAGAEVIADGSIHIYGTLRGRALAGAQGNPDARIFCRDFHAELVAIAGNYKVLDDVPMDLRGKAVQVWLEQDQIKIAALD is encoded by the coding sequence GTGGCAAGTGTGAATGTGGATTTTGAACAGGCCGGCGAACTCAAGATCGGCCAGGTGGGCATCGCCAACCTGCGCGTGCGCACGCTGGACGTGCCGCGGCTGGTGCAGGAAATGCGTGAGCGCGTGACCCGCGCACCCAAGTTGTTCGGCCGTGCCGCGGTGATTCTGGATTTCGGCGGACTGTCGCAGGTGCCGGACCTGGCCACCGCCAAGGCGCTGCTGGACGGCCTGCACGAAGCCGGTGTGCTGCCGGTAGCGCTGGCCTACGGCACCAGCGAGATCGACCTGCTGTCCCAGCAGTTGGGTGTGCCGTTGCTGGCCAAATTCCGCGCCCAGTACGAGTCGGCGGGGGTGAGCCCGCCACCGCCGCCGCCCGCACGTGCCGAACCGGCACCGCCTGCCGCGCGACCGGCCCCGGGCCGGATGCAACGCACCGCGGTGCGTTCGGGCCAGCAGTTGTATGCGGAGAACTGCGACCTGACCGTACTCAGTACGGTCGGTGCCGGGGCCGAGGTCATCGCCGACGGCAGCATCCATATCTACGGTACCCTGCGTGGCCGCGCTCTGGCCGGCGCGCAGGGCAACCCCGACGCGCGCATCTTCTGCCGCGACTTCCACGCCGAACTGGTTGCCATCGCTGGCAACTACAAGGTGCTGGACGATGTTCCCATGGACCTGCGTGGCAAGGCCGTCCAGGTCTGGCTGGAGCAGGATCAGATCAAGATCGCTGCGCTTGATTGA
- the minD gene encoding septum site-determining protein MinD, protein MAEIIVVTSGKGGVGKTTTSASLACGLAKRGKKVAVIDFDVGLRNLDLIMGCERRVVYDFVNVVHGEATLKQSLIKDKRFDNLYVLAASQTRDKDALTQEGVEKVLKDLAADGFDYIVCDSPAGIEKGAFLAMYFADRAVVVVNPEVSSVRDSDRIIGLLDSKTRKAEEGKAVPAFLLLTRYSPGRVEGGEMLSITDVEEVLGLKAIGVIPESGDVLNASNKGEPVILDAESPAGQAYDDAVARIMGEERPMRFTSVEKKGFFSKLFGG, encoded by the coding sequence TTGGCTGAAATCATCGTAGTCACCTCCGGCAAGGGCGGCGTCGGCAAGACCACCACCAGCGCAAGCCTGGCCTGCGGGCTGGCAAAGCGCGGCAAGAAAGTTGCGGTCATCGACTTCGACGTCGGCCTGCGCAACCTGGACCTGATCATGGGCTGCGAGCGGCGCGTGGTGTACGACTTCGTCAATGTCGTGCACGGCGAAGCAACCCTCAAGCAGTCGCTGATCAAGGACAAGCGGTTCGACAACCTGTACGTGCTGGCGGCCTCGCAGACCCGCGACAAGGACGCGCTGACCCAGGAAGGCGTGGAAAAGGTGCTCAAGGACCTGGCTGCCGACGGCTTCGACTACATCGTCTGCGATTCGCCGGCCGGTATCGAAAAAGGCGCGTTCCTGGCGATGTATTTCGCCGACCGCGCGGTGGTGGTGGTGAACCCGGAAGTGTCGTCGGTGCGCGACTCCGATCGCATCATCGGCCTGCTCGATTCCAAGACCCGCAAGGCCGAGGAAGGCAAGGCCGTGCCGGCGTTCCTGCTACTGACCCGCTACAGCCCGGGCCGCGTGGAAGGCGGCGAGATGCTCAGCATCACCGACGTGGAAGAAGTGCTGGGCCTGAAGGCGATCGGCGTCATTCCCGAATCCGGCGACGTGCTCAACGCCTCCAACAAGGGCGAGCCGGTGATCCTGGATGCCGAATCCCCGGCCGGCCAGGCGTATGACGACGCAGTCGCCCGCATCATGGGCGAGGAGCGCCCGATGCGATTCACATCCGTGGAGAAGAAAGGCTTCTTCAGCAAGCTGTTCGGAGGCTAA
- the minE gene encoding cell division topological specificity factor MinE has product MGLLDFLKSKKNTAETAKNRLQIIIAQERNHRGGPDYLPLMQRELLEVIKKYVNIDADAVRVDLVKDGEHDVLDISVALPEDGDK; this is encoded by the coding sequence ATGGGCCTGCTCGATTTTCTCAAGAGCAAGAAGAACACCGCCGAGACTGCCAAGAACCGCCTGCAGATCATCATTGCGCAGGAGCGCAACCACCGCGGCGGGCCGGACTATCTGCCGCTGATGCAGCGCGAATTGCTGGAAGTGATCAAGAAGTACGTCAACATCGATGCAGATGCGGTCCGTGTGGATCTGGTCAAGGATGGCGAACACGACGTGCTGGATATCTCGGTCGCCTTGCCGGAAGACGGCGACAAGTAA
- a CDS encoding sensor histidine kinase — translation MSKQRPLGLRVLVWLFGYTLLMTLAVFGTAQYLHERAEHGVWRSLLNSELDSILERSVQNPDYHWQDSDTLRLYHIDDVARAPPVLRTLPPGLHDGLEIAGRQSAVMVRDTAHAGRLALVLDITDFEALEKFLTRWMLAAGIALIGITLLMGTYAMARLVRPLVELARDIGGLRPEQRAQQIAVGAQGSAELYVIADALNDYLERNSQFVDRERAFIDSASHELRTPIAVIGNAVELALDQPGTPPAVRHQLQRIAQTSASVEQLITLLLVLAKDPGRLVRSGDSLRLDKLLPDIVADHTHLCADKDLQLVLEEPLPPCSLVAPVAIVQTAIGNLLRNAIENSDRGIIRISLSAPGVVRIADPGHGMTPEEISAIYMRLARGNARQGSGIGLELIGRLCEHLGWHLQLDSNAGQGTVATLDMSGATATAR, via the coding sequence ATGTCTAAACAGCGCCCCTTGGGTCTCCGCGTGCTGGTGTGGTTGTTCGGCTACACGCTGTTGATGACGCTGGCGGTGTTCGGCACTGCGCAGTACCTGCACGAACGCGCCGAACACGGCGTGTGGCGCTCGTTGCTGAATTCCGAGCTCGACAGCATTCTCGAGCGCAGCGTGCAGAACCCGGATTACCACTGGCAGGACTCGGACACCTTGCGGCTGTATCACATCGACGACGTCGCGCGCGCACCACCGGTCTTGCGCACCCTGCCTCCGGGCTTGCACGACGGCCTGGAAATCGCCGGCCGCCAGAGTGCAGTGATGGTGCGCGACACCGCGCATGCCGGCCGCCTGGCGCTGGTGCTGGACATCACCGATTTCGAAGCGCTGGAAAAATTCCTGACCCGCTGGATGCTGGCCGCGGGCATCGCGTTGATCGGCATCACCTTGCTGATGGGCACTTATGCGATGGCTCGGCTGGTGCGCCCGCTGGTTGAACTGGCGCGCGATATCGGCGGCTTGCGTCCGGAGCAGCGCGCGCAGCAGATTGCGGTCGGGGCGCAAGGCAGTGCCGAGCTGTACGTGATTGCCGATGCGCTCAACGATTATCTTGAGCGCAACAGCCAGTTCGTGGACCGCGAACGCGCCTTCATCGACAGCGCCAGCCACGAATTGCGCACGCCCATCGCAGTGATCGGCAATGCGGTGGAGTTGGCGCTGGATCAACCCGGCACGCCGCCGGCGGTACGCCATCAACTGCAGCGCATCGCGCAGACCAGTGCCTCGGTCGAACAGTTGATCACCTTGCTGCTGGTGCTGGCCAAGGACCCGGGCCGGCTCGTGCGCAGCGGCGATTCGTTGCGGCTGGACAAACTGCTGCCGGATATCGTGGCCGACCACACGCATCTGTGCGCCGACAAGGATCTGCAACTGGTCCTGGAGGAGCCGCTGCCGCCGTGCAGCTTGGTCGCGCCGGTCGCCATCGTGCAGACCGCCATCGGTAACCTGCTGCGCAACGCCATCGAAAACAGTGATCGCGGCATCATCCGCATCTCGCTATCGGCGCCCGGTGTCGTCCGCATCGCTGACCCGGGCCACGGCATGACGCCGGAAGAGATCAGCGCCATCTACATGCGTCTGGCACGCGGCAACGCACGCCAGGGCAGTGGCATCGGGCTGGAATTGATCGGGCGGTTATGCGAACACCTGGGCTGGCATCTGCAACTGGATTCCAACGCAGGGCAGGGCACGGTGGCGACGCTGGATATGTCCGGCGCTACTGCCACGGCTCGCTAA
- a CDS encoding response regulator transcription factor encodes MRLLVIEDNRNMVANLFDYFEARGYTLDAAPDGITGLHLATTHHYDALILDWMMPRMDGPEVLRRLREQHQSELPVIMLTARDELPDKIAGFRAGADDYLTKPFALPELEVRIEALLARAHGRRRGKLLQVADLRLDLATLEATRAGQVLHLYPACRKLLEVLMQASPAAVTRQRLEQSLWDDDPPDGDMLRSHIYELRRSVDGPFAEKLIHTLPRLGYRLAQLYAAEAPGAGDSSDV; translated from the coding sequence ATGCGGCTGCTGGTCATTGAAGACAACCGCAATATGGTTGCCAACCTGTTCGACTACTTCGAAGCGCGCGGGTATACCCTGGACGCTGCGCCCGACGGCATCACCGGCCTGCACCTGGCCACCACCCACCACTACGACGCCCTGATCCTTGACTGGATGATGCCGCGCATGGATGGGCCGGAAGTGCTGCGCCGGCTGCGCGAACAGCACCAATCCGAGCTGCCGGTGATCATGCTCACCGCGCGCGACGAACTGCCGGACAAGATCGCCGGCTTCCGCGCCGGCGCCGACGACTACCTGACCAAACCCTTTGCACTGCCCGAGCTGGAAGTGCGTATCGAAGCCTTGCTGGCCCGCGCGCATGGCCGTCGTCGCGGCAAGCTGCTGCAAGTGGCCGACCTGCGGCTGGACCTGGCCACCCTGGAGGCCACCCGCGCCGGCCAGGTGCTGCATCTGTATCCGGCGTGCCGCAAGTTGCTCGAAGTGCTGATGCAGGCCAGCCCGGCGGCGGTGACGCGGCAACGCCTGGAGCAGTCGCTGTGGGACGACGACCCGCCCGACGGCGACATGCTGCGCTCGCATATCTACGAGCTACGCCGCAGCGTGGACGGCCCGTTCGCAGAAAAACTGATCCACACCTTGCCGCGACTCGGCTACCGGCTGGCGCAGCTGTATGCGGCCGAGGCGCCTGGCGCGGGCGACAGCAGCGATGTCTAA
- a CDS encoding ArnT family glycosyltransferase, protein MRVSPAIAALPSRQRALLAAVLLIVVSLLAGLGMRQPNPPDEPRFVLAARAMVQTGQWLLPHRGSELYAEKPPVFMWLQAATYAAIPHWPVAFLLPSLLAALATLWLTWDIARRLWNRRVAAYAVLALFTVLQFGLMAKRAQIDMVLVALTTLSLWGMLRHLLRGPDWRAWTLGLFAAGVGTVTKGVGFLPLLLLLPWMALRRTHVSVLPARAQAGRSWLLVLPAFVAGTAVWLGPLCIALLHSDDPQLHAYAHELLFKQTGTRYAHAWHHVKPFWYYLQVIATLWLPGCLLLPWLLPAWWRRLRRGDPRYVLLLAWSVLVLLFFSASPGKREVYIFPMLPALCIAAAPLLAGLLRQRGVRMLLTGYVLLLAVAGLVLGGGIALHLHWAENTAVKRGMELASLQWVGFWLIGLGVVGVAATTWSRGRRAGIALVVMTTALWTVYGLGLMPALDPYSSSARLMQRVGQRIGPDAELGMLAWREQNLLQADRPVTDFGFKASWEEQWTKAGPWLAQSPHTRWLFVLKQAVPACIDPAQRIAIGESNRNQWELLPGTAWHAGCISTASDAEPTGSEGDAD, encoded by the coding sequence GTGCGCGTGTCGCCTGCCATCGCTGCCTTGCCATCCCGCCAGCGCGCGCTGCTGGCGGCAGTGCTGTTGATCGTTGTCAGCCTGCTGGCCGGTCTGGGCATGCGCCAGCCCAACCCGCCGGACGAACCGCGCTTCGTGCTGGCTGCACGCGCCATGGTCCAGACCGGTCAGTGGCTGTTGCCGCACCGTGGCAGCGAGTTGTACGCCGAAAAACCACCGGTGTTCATGTGGTTGCAGGCAGCGACCTACGCGGCGATACCGCACTGGCCGGTGGCCTTCCTGCTGCCGTCGCTGCTGGCCGCGCTGGCCACGTTGTGGCTGACCTGGGATATCGCGCGCCGGCTGTGGAATCGGCGCGTGGCGGCCTATGCAGTACTGGCCTTGTTCACCGTGCTGCAGTTCGGCCTGATGGCCAAGCGTGCGCAGATCGACATGGTGCTGGTGGCACTGACCACCCTGTCGTTGTGGGGAATGTTGCGCCACCTGCTGCGCGGGCCGGACTGGCGCGCATGGACGCTGGGCCTGTTTGCCGCCGGTGTCGGCACGGTGACCAAGGGCGTCGGCTTTCTGCCGCTGCTGCTGTTGCTGCCCTGGATGGCGCTGCGACGCACACATGTGAGCGTGTTGCCGGCGCGTGCGCAGGCAGGACGTAGCTGGTTGCTGGTGCTGCCGGCCTTCGTGGCGGGCACTGCAGTGTGGTTGGGTCCGCTGTGCATTGCGCTGCTGCACAGCGACGACCCGCAGTTGCACGCCTATGCACACGAACTGTTGTTCAAGCAGACCGGTACGCGCTACGCGCATGCCTGGCATCACGTCAAACCGTTCTGGTACTACCTGCAGGTGATCGCCACGTTGTGGCTGCCAGGCTGCCTGTTGTTGCCGTGGTTGCTGCCAGCCTGGTGGCGGCGACTACGGCGCGGCGACCCACGCTATGTGCTGCTGCTGGCCTGGAGCGTGTTGGTGCTGCTGTTCTTCAGCGCCAGCCCGGGCAAGCGCGAGGTTTACATCTTCCCGATGCTGCCGGCGCTGTGCATTGCCGCGGCGCCCTTGCTGGCCGGGCTGTTGCGCCAGCGCGGCGTGCGGATGCTGCTGACCGGGTATGTGCTGCTGCTTGCCGTCGCTGGCCTGGTGCTGGGCGGCGGCATTGCGCTGCATCTGCACTGGGCCGAAAACACCGCAGTCAAGCGCGGCATGGAGCTCGCCTCGCTGCAGTGGGTTGGCTTCTGGTTGATCGGCCTGGGCGTGGTCGGCGTGGCCGCGACGACATGGTCGCGTGGCAGACGCGCGGGGATCGCGTTGGTGGTGATGACCACCGCGCTGTGGACGGTGTACGGCCTGGGTCTAATGCCGGCGCTGGATCCGTATAGCTCGTCCGCACGGTTGATGCAGCGCGTGGGCCAGCGCATCGGCCCGGACGCAGAGCTGGGCATGCTGGCCTGGCGCGAACAGAACCTGCTGCAGGCCGATCGCCCGGTGACCGACTTCGGCTTTAAGGCGAGCTGGGAGGAGCAATGGACCAAGGCCGGCCCATGGCTCGCGCAATCGCCGCACACCCGCTGGCTGTTCGTGCTCAAGCAGGCGGTACCGGCATGCATCGATCCGGCGCAACGCATCGCGATCGGCGAGTCCAATCGCAATCAATGGGAATTGCTGCCGGGCACGGCATGGCATGCCGGTTGCATCTCCACTGCGTCCGACGCCGAACCAACCGGTAGCGAAGGCGATGCTGACTGA